The Candidatus Cloacimonadota bacterium DNA window ACATCGCATCTTCAAATTGTTTAGATACTTTATTCTTACAAGATGTTCTCATCACTGATGGGGGCTCATATATTTTTTATGGAAATCATATAGATCCTCCGCCAGCAGATACAACTAAAACAATCGTATTTGTGGAATTTGCGACTTCTGAACTATGCGGAAATTGTTCTCCTGCAAGCAGCAAATTACGAGAGATGTGGCAAGAACATGGTGATCAATTTGTTTTTTTAGAATATTGCTATGGTGAGCCTATGAATATTTATATGGATATGGCAAATTATTATGGGATTACTTATCAACCAACTGCAATTTTTCAAGGATCGTACAAAATAGAAGGTGCCCAACTTGAAGAATTTGAAAATAGGTATCAGCAAATTTTGGCTGGAGATCCATTAGCTTTTCTGCACGTAATTAGCGTTGAACATGATTCTGTAAGTGCGTTCGGTTCAATTGAATATGAAATTGAAGACAGTATTTCAACAGATGACCTTTTTTTGCGGGTAGCATTGATTAACGAAGAACCTGAACTTTATTACCATAATACAGGTGACAGATTGCATAATGTTATTTTTGCTTTGGAAGAATATGAAGTTATTTCATCAGAAGGGGAAATAAATTTTGAAATTGAACATGATGAAAATTTACCGGAAAAAACTGAAATTGTATTCTGGCTTCAAACCAGAACATTACCATATAACTCGGACGAGTGTAAAGTTTACACTGCAACCAAAGAAAAACTATATTAAGGAATTATTATGAAAAAACTATTTATTCTATCGCTAATAATTTTGTTTGCGATTTCTCTGTTAGCAAATGAAAAACAGCAGGCTCCTAAATTTGAATTACAGAATATGAAGGGTGAAGTTGTAAAATTATCAGATTTTTCAAATAAACTTGTTCTCCTTGATTTCTGGGCAACCTGGTGTGTTCCCTGCCTAAAAGAACTACCTCATCTTAGCAAACTTCAATCGAAATACGGAGAGGATATTCAAGTTATCGCCATAGATGTTGATAGACCGAGATCAATTTCCAAAGCAAAAGCATATATAAAATCTAATAAATTCGACTTTATCACCTTGTTCGATTCAAACGGAGAAGTAACCGATCTTTACAATATTACAAATCCACCTCGCACTATTTTGATCAATCCGGCAGGTGAAATTATTTTTGAACATGATGGTTATAAGCGAGGTGATGAAAAACAACTTGAAGCGGAAATAGTAAAATGGATTAGTCAAAAATCATCAAAGTCAGATACTCTCAGCAAGAAAAAATCACAATCAAAGTTGGAAGAAGCAAAATCTGAAAGTGGGAATGAATGAGAGCAAAAATTTGCTTAACCACATTCTTTTTATCCCTCCTTTTTTTGTCCGGTTCATTAGTAGCATCCGATTTTTACATTAGCGGAGTTAATCAGGCAGAATATATTTATCGTAATGCTCCCGACTCTACCCATCAGTATTTTCACGATCAGTTCCAGTTCGACCTTAATTATAACAGCTTTCGCTTTGGGATGAAATTTGAAGGGAATTTCCCAAAATATGAAAAGTTTTCACCTTTGGAAAATATCACTCCCTCTGATATTTCTTATGAATGGACAGACCGATTTCTTCAATATTCTCAAGATGAATTTATGGTTCGCGGTGGAAATTTTGAATGCGTGATTGGTTCAGGGATGATTTTTCATGCCTATGACGATGAGGTGCTCGATGAAGATAAGCAGCTTGACGGACTT harbors:
- a CDS encoding TlpA disulfide reductase family protein, with the protein product MKKLFILSLIILFAISLLANEKQQAPKFELQNMKGEVVKLSDFSNKLVLLDFWATWCVPCLKELPHLSKLQSKYGEDIQVIAIDVDRPRSISKAKAYIKSNKFDFITLFDSNGEVTDLYNITNPPRTILINPAGEIIFEHDGYKRGDEKQLEAEIVKWISQKSSKSDTLSKKKSQSKLEEAKSESGNE